In one window of Caenimonas aquaedulcis DNA:
- a CDS encoding ABC transporter permease gives MAAVFIKEFQQMLRDRLTFGMAVGVPILQLVLFGYAINTDPRGLPTAIVAADTGPLAGSIVASLQNTGYFRIVHQGTSEGDAERLIESGEVQFIVVIPPQFSRRLVRGEHPQLLVAVDATDPSASGNALAALNAAAAQALQPDLTGALSFLQSPPAPYEVVVHRRYNPEGLSRYNIVPGLIGTILTMTMVMLTSLAMTRERERGTMENLLATPVLPAEVMAGKILPYVVIGYVQLGVILGAAALLFEVPLEGSFMLLMAMIGVFIVANLGVGFTFSTLARNQLQAMQMTFFFFLPSMLLSGFMFPFRAMPRWAQWVGEVLPLTHFLRIVRGIMLKGSTADLLVGELWPMLAFMLVAGALALARYRQTLD, from the coding sequence ATGGCCGCCGTCTTCATCAAGGAGTTCCAGCAGATGCTGCGCGACCGGCTGACCTTCGGCATGGCGGTCGGCGTGCCCATCCTGCAGCTCGTGCTCTTCGGCTATGCGATCAACACGGACCCGCGCGGCCTGCCCACCGCGATCGTCGCGGCGGACACCGGCCCGCTCGCGGGCAGCATCGTCGCGTCGCTGCAGAACACGGGTTACTTCCGCATCGTCCACCAGGGCACGAGCGAGGGCGATGCCGAAAGGCTGATCGAGTCGGGCGAGGTGCAGTTCATCGTCGTCATCCCGCCGCAGTTCTCGCGGCGCCTGGTGCGCGGCGAGCATCCGCAGCTGCTGGTCGCGGTCGATGCGACGGACCCGTCGGCCTCGGGCAATGCGCTCGCAGCGCTCAACGCAGCGGCCGCGCAGGCGCTGCAACCGGACCTCACAGGCGCGCTCAGTTTCCTGCAGTCGCCACCCGCCCCCTACGAAGTCGTGGTCCACCGGCGCTACAACCCCGAGGGGCTCTCGCGCTACAACATCGTGCCGGGCCTCATCGGCACGATCCTCACGATGACCATGGTGATGCTCACCTCGCTGGCGATGACGCGCGAGCGCGAGCGCGGGACGATGGAGAACCTGCTCGCGACGCCGGTGCTGCCCGCGGAGGTGATGGCCGGCAAGATCCTGCCGTACGTGGTGATCGGCTACGTCCAGCTCGGCGTGATCCTCGGCGCGGCGGCATTGCTGTTCGAGGTGCCGCTCGAAGGCAGTTTCATGCTCCTCATGGCGATGATCGGCGTGTTCATCGTCGCCAACCTGGGCGTCGGCTTCACCTTTTCGACGCTCGCGCGCAACCAGTTGCAGGCGATGCAGATGACGTTCTTCTTCTTCCTGCCCAGCATGCTGCTCTCGGGGTTCATGTTCCCGTTCCGCGCGATGCCGCGATGGGCGCAGTGGGTCGGCGAGGTGCTGCCGCTCACGCACTTCCTTCGCATCGTGCGCGGGATCATGCTGAAAGGCAGCACCGCCGACCTGCTCGTCGGCGAGCTGTGGCCGATGCTGGCGTTCATGCTGGTCGCCGGGGCGCTCGCGCTGGCGCGGTACCGGCAGACCCTGGACTGA